The following are encoded in a window of Euwallacea fornicatus isolate EFF26 chromosome 21, ASM4011564v1, whole genome shotgun sequence genomic DNA:
- the LOC136345924 gene encoding acireductone dioxygenase-like yields MVRVWLLSEEKNLTLKYVPLEELYKTSGVEYYQIDTNNFAEDPLLKNLMEQKDNHHVRKVEKLYDQDLLEHITEHFHEHDEFRLVLAGCGYFDVRDKYDEWLRIELLPGDLIVIPGGCYHRFIVETKETYKGVQFLKDYGYKAYKRPNDELDCRKDYMRRLYNGAYDD; encoded by the exons ATGGTGAGGGTCTGGCTGCTTtctgaggaaaaaaatttaactctcAAATATGTGCCTTTGGAGGAGCTGTATAAAACCAGTGGGGTGGAATATTACCAG ATCGATACCAACAACTTCGCGGAAGatccattattaaaaaacctCATGGAGCAAAAGGACAATCACCACGTAAGAAAAGTCGAGAAATTGTATGACCAGGACCTTCTGGAACACATCACTGAACATTTCCATGAACACGATGAATTTCGACTTGTTTTAGCTGGTTGTGGATATTTTGACGTGCGAGATAAATACGATGAATGGCTCAGAATCGAATTACTGCCCGGAGACCTGATAGTGATCCCAGGGGGGTGCTATCACAGATTCATAGTTGAAACTAAA GAAACCTACAAGGGGGTGCAATTTCTGAAAGACTACGGCTATAAGGCGTACAAGCGACCCAACGACGAGCTGGACTGCAGGAAGGACTACATGAGGCGGCTTTACAATGGAGCTTACGACGATTag
- the Adi1 gene encoding acireductone dioxygenase has product MVLAWYMDNDDYDKREEHHKTPPEYVSLKDLFQITGVECYQLNIETLETDGILDKLKKERGYSYEDEVTMKSPSDGLEEFEKKLTIFFTEHLHTDEEIRLCIKGSGYFDVRDNGDQWIRVKVVPGDLLIVPAGIYHRFTLDTNNFIVARRLFVGEPVWTPHNRPADDMDVRKQYVKSLNTGRFIKTH; this is encoded by the exons ATGGTCTTAGCCTGGTATATGGATAATGACGACTACGACAAAAGGGAGGAACATCACAAAACACCTCCAGAATATGTCTCACTCAAAGACTTATTCCAGATAACTGGTGTTGAATGTTATCAG TTAAATATTGAGACCCTTGAAACAGATGGAATCTTGGATAagctaaaaaaagaaagaggcTACTCATATGAAGAtgaagttacaatgaaatctCCCTCAGATGGCTTGGaagaatttgagaaaaaattaacgattttctTCACAGAACACCTTCATACAGATGAAGAGATTCGACTGTGTATCAAAGGATCTGGTTATTTCGACGTGCGGGACAATGGAGACCAGTGGATTCGTGTGAAAGTAGTACCAGGCGATTTGCTTATTGTTCCTGCTGGGATTTATCATAGATTTACTTTAGATACAAAT AATTTCATTGTTGCGAGAAGATTATTTGTTGGGGAACCTGTTTGGACACCACACAACCGCCCTGCAGATGATATGGATGTTCGCAAGCAATATGTAAAAAGCCTTAACACTGGcagatttattaaaacacactaa
- the LOC136345920 gene encoding methionine aminopeptidase 1, which translates to MEMPERKCETAGCGKLANLQCPTCIKLGISGSYFCSQECFKSNWKIHKVIHALAKGEGNEKKDDSYCPWPYYNYTGKLRPFPQTQKRIVPLEIGRPDYADHPQGFPLSEQAVKGSAHIKVLDDEEIEGMRVACKLGREVLDEAARVCDVGITTDEIDRVVHEACIERECYPSPLNYYEFPASCCTSVNEVICHGIPDTRPLEDGDICNVDITVYHRGFHGDLNETFLVGNINNKVKDLVKVTYECLQKGIEIVRPGEKYREIGNVIQKHAQTHGYSVVKSYCGHGIHRLFHTAPNVPHYAKNRAIGVMKPGHCFTIEPMISIGSWKDEMWPDKWTAVTKDGQWSAQFEQTLLVNETGCEILTRRREKNGQPHFMDKL; encoded by the exons atggaaatgccGGAGAGAAAATGTGAGACCGCGGGCTGTGGAAAGCTCGCAAATTTGCAGTGCCCAACCTGTATAAAGCTGGGAATATCAGGATCGTATTTCTGTTCGCAGGAGTGTTTTAAGTCCAATTGGAAAATCCACAAAGTTATTCATGCACTTGCAA AAGGTGAAGGCAATGAGAAGAAAGATGACAGTTATTGCCCATGGCCTTATTACAATTATACGGGAAAACTGAGGCCTTTCCCACAAACCCAAAAAAGGATTGTACCATTAGAAATTGGAAGACCTGATTATGCAGATCATCCACAAGGATTCCCTCTAAGTGAGCAGGCAGTGAAGGGGTCTGCTCATATTAAAGTCTTGGATGATGAAGAAATAGAAG GTATGAGAGTAGCCTGTAAATTAGGCAGGGAAGTACTAGATGAAGCTGCTCGAGTATGTGATGTGGGCATAACCACTGATGAAATTGACAGAGTAGTCCATGAAGCTTGCATTGAAAGAGAGTGTTATCCCTCCCCATTGAACTACTATGAATTTCCTGCCTCTTGTTGCACTTCAGTGAATGAAGTAATTTGTCATGGCATACCAGATACTCGTCCTTTAGAAGATGGGGACATATGTAATGTAGATATTACAGTCTATCACAGAGGGTTTCATGGAGATTTAAATGAAACCTTTCTGGTTGGAAACATCAACAACAAAGTTAAAGATCTAGTCAAAGTGACTTATGAGTGTCTTCAAAAGGGCATAGAAATAGTGCGCCCTGGGGAAAAATACAGGGAAATAGGGAATGTTATTCAGAAACATGCACAGACACATGGGTATTCTGTGGTGAAGAGTTACTGTGGCCATGGAATCCATAGATTGTTTCATACTGCTCCCAATGTTCCTCATTATGCCA aaaACCGTGCAATAGGAGTTATGAAACCTGGCCATTGCTTCACAATAGAACCAATGATTTCTATAGGGTCATGGAAAGATGAGATGTGGCCAGATAAATGGACTGCAGTTACTAAAGATGGGCAGTGGTCTGCTCAATTTGAACAAACCCTTTTAGTAAATGAAACAGGGTGTGAAATTCTCACAaggagaagagaaaaaaatggccAACCCCATTTCATGGATAAACTGTAA
- the cyp33 gene encoding peptidyl-prolyl cis-trans isomerase E, translating to MGETNKKIIYVGGLAEEIDEKILKAAFIPFGDIVDIQIPLDYESEKHRGFAFIEFESTEDANAAVDNMNDAELFGRTIRVNLAKPQKIKESSTRPVWSDDTWLQKHAGETIKDKMVEPETLAEVSTEATTSEVAQKVRNPQVYFDIKIGKTEIGRITIMLRADVVPRTAENFRCLCTHEKGYGYQGSVFHRIIPDFMCQGGDFTNHNGTGGKSIYGRKFADENFELKHTGPGTMSMANSGPNTNGSQFFICTAKTDWLDGKHVVFGHVISGMDVVKRMERCGSKGGKPSEKVIISACGEVQ from the coding sequence ATGGGGGAAACAAACAAGAAAATCATTTACGTGGGTGGTTTAGCTGAAGAAATCGACGAAAAAATCCTAAAGGCCGCCTTTATTCCATTTGGCGACATCGTCGATATCCAAATACCCCTGGACTACGAATCAGAAAAGCACCGAGGATTTGCCTTCATCGAATTTGAATCTACTGAAGATGCAAATGCAGCTGTAGACAACATGAACGATGCAGAATTGTTCGGTCGGACTATTCGAGTCAACTTAGCCAAACCTcagaaaatcaaagaaagCTCAACGAGACCAGTGTGGTCAGATGACACTTGGCTTCAAAAACATGCAGGAGAAACTATAAAGGATAAAATGGTAGAACCAGAAACATTGGCTGAAGTTTCTACGGAAGCAACTACAAGCGAAGTTGCACAGAAAGTTAGAAATCCTCAagtttattttgatataaagaTTGGTAAAACAGAGATTGGAAGGATAACAATAATGCTACGAGCAGATGTAGTGCCCCGGACAGCAGAGAATTTCAGATGTCTCTGCACTCATGAGAAAGGATATGGATATCAGGGTAGTGTGTTCCACAGGATAATTCCTGATTTTATGTGCCAAGGAGGAGATTTTACTAATCACAATGGGACTGGGGGAAAGTCAATCTATGGGAGGAAGTTTGcagatgaaaattttgagttgAAGCACACAGGTCCTGGGACTATGTCAATGGCAAATTCAGGCCCAAATACTAATGgatcacaattttttatttgcactGCAAAAACAGATTGGTTAGATGGAAAACACGTGGTTTTTGGACATGTTATTAGTGGGATGGATGTTGTTAAAAGGATGGAGAGGTGTGGGAGTAAAGGGGGGAAACCTTctgaaaaagtaattatttctGCCTGTGGCGAAGTGCAGTGA